A genome region from Arachis duranensis cultivar V14167 chromosome 6, aradu.V14167.gnm2.J7QH, whole genome shotgun sequence includes the following:
- the LOC107494577 gene encoding uncharacterized protein LOC107494577 yields MKNSASRLLKKIIAGLSAMAKSKTLALKSKTNAIKARLIIFSLMKNKKFLMSSISEKFHSVLGHHNKEDEANSNNFLLEDGNENEHNQNQNQNRKNKNKNAIVLFRNNAQSYEKVPNPSETQFVEDEGGCYYNYDDGGDGDDDDEKYPDLTHTLFDSEDLDLEGSVIDLVKNSKEERGQEFKLEDEIDQCAALFIKRFRRQMILQKQESLKRQQEELTNNAA; encoded by the coding sequence ATGAAGAACAGTGCATCAAGGTTGTTAAAGAAGATCATAGCCGGTCTTAGCGCAATGGCGAAATCAAAGACACTCGCATTGAAGTCGAAGACAAACGCCATAAAGGCGCGTCTGATCATATTCTCGCTCATGAAGAACAAGAAGTTCCTCATGAGTTCCATCTCGGAGAAGTTCCACTCCGTGTTGGGCCATCATAATAAGGAAGACGAAGCTAACAGCAACAATTTCTTATTGGAAGATGGGAACGAGAACGAACacaatcagaatcagaatcagaatcgcaagaacaagaacaagaacgCCATTGTGTTGTTCCGGAACAACGCTCAGAGCTACGAGAAGGTTCCGAATCCAAGCGAGACGCAGTTCGTGGAAGATGAAGGAGGTTGTTACTACAATTACGatgatggtggtgatggtgatgatgatgatgagaagtaCCCTGATCTGACGCACACGCTGTTTGATTCAGAGGATTTGGATCTTGAAGGATCGGTgattgatttggtgaagaactCGAAGGAAGAGAGAGGACAAGAATTTAAGTTGGAGGATGAGATTGATCAATGTGCTGCTCTTTTCATTAAGAGATTCCGCAGGCAAATGATTCTTCAAAAGCAGGAATCTTTGAAGAGGCAGCAAGAAGAGCTCACCAACAATGCAGCATGA